The genomic DNA GTACAGATACACTTAATGCTTATATACAGAActtgtaaattaattataataaactGAGATGGTATTTGGTAAGAGATGGAAATTgaatggaatttttttgttAGCCACAAATGCATGGGAAAGCCTATCCGAGCGTCCACTCACTTCGTAATAAACTGAAGGACATTTACAGACATATTCACATGGTCACATCAATATCAATCATAATTATTATCTGTGATTAAGATTCATGCTATTAAATAGGCATATTAACTCGGTCTAGATTATTAATACATCACATACTCTAAAGTTGGTTTTCACAAAACAttccattccatatgttttcaGTAACCAACCTTCCATGGAAAAAGTAGTGCAAAATTAGTTAACATAATGGAATACAGCCGCATTTGTTCACCATAATTGCATGCACACCGGACAGTGTCTACTTAGTGTGAATGTCTAGGGTGGGGGGTAGTGCAGTGTGTCTCAAGGACCCCCTCAACTCTCCCTCAAGACCCATTTTGGGAAACCCTGTTCTACAGTGATGGACGGGCCTGAGTATCATGTGTGTTGGAAAGATTAGTATGAATCTGCACATAAGACTCAAACTTCTCCCTTTCCGTACCTGCAGAAGATTGCTGGGGAGCTCTACGGGCCGATGATGCTGGTGTTCACCCTGGTGGCCATCCTGCTGCACGGGATGAAGACGTCTGGAACCGTGATCGTAAGAGTTCCCAGAGCATATAGTCCAACAGTATTAAaacgcgcgcgcacgcatgcacacacacacacacacactcactcacacacacacacacacttccacacgtCCCTCATGGAGGTGGACCATCTAGGTATTTCCACAAATGCAGAAAGCATTACTGTAAATCTTTGATTGTACTCGGCCCAGACATTATATCCACAAAAATAAAGCTAGAGGTGCTCATTCAGAACTGTCCCAGATTCCCAGTCCCAGGTGGCCCTGTTTCTGTATTTTGGTCATTTGTTCTGTGAAGCTGACACAGTTTAAGGTAATTATTTGATGGCATTTAAAGCTTGCTACTATAAATAAAGCGtacttatatttagacttatcACCTGTATTCTTGTCAGGGGTCCTCTTGTCTCACAGGAGCTAGCCTGAGTATAATTTTTACAATCTCAGTTTGCACCGTAAATACTCTTTAGTTTACCAGGATGGCAGTTTAAGCAGCATTGGCTGGACACACTCCCTCATCTGGACTCATGGTttaccttttttcccctcagagaGAGGGTACCTTGATGGGTACGGCGATAGGGACCTGCTTTGGCTACTGGCTGGGCGTCTCGTCCTTCATCTACTTCCTGGCCTACCTCTGCAACGCTCAGATCACTATGCTGCAGATGCTGTCTCTTCTGGTTTGTACCTGACTCTTCGTCGCAGATGCGGGTCCTGTTGACCTGCAACATCTAGGGCATCGGTTTTTCATGGGCACAGATTACTTAGTCCTGAACTAAATTGAGTTTCGTACGgagaatctccattcaaaattaaatttagtcTTGGACTAAGCTGAATCTGTGTCTGCGAAACTGGCCCATAGTGTACCCTATCACACCGTTTCCTCTGTCCTGGTTCTGGATACACACCATTTGTGCCTGTTTTTATTGCAGTATAGTCTTGTGACAAAGTTATAGATATTAATAGGTAACTTTAGAATCTCactttttctgtaaatatacGATCTTCCTTTTGGATGTTCCTTagttgatattttttaaattatttcttctTTACCTCAGGGTTACGGCCTCTTTGGCCACTGCGTGGTTTTGTTGGTCACCTACAACGTCCACTTCCACTCCCTCTTCTACATCCTGTGGCTGGTGATTGGAGGACTCTCCACTCTGCGAATGGTGAGGCCTGCATCTGGAAATGAGTCAAGATAACGCAGTTTCAGTTAGTTCAGATTGTTAGATCGCTGCCCCATATGGTTTcagcatgtgatgtcaccacAATGAAGGCCTAGGCCTGAAACATTACAGAAGGACAAAAAGGGACACGCCCAGGCTTGCTCCTGCGGTTGACTGtgcacctgcagtctgcctgcagcGGCTGTGAATGGGGTGTACTCATGCTGTGAATggggtaaatggactgcattttatatagcgcttttatccaaagcactttacaattgttgcctctcattcaccagagcagttaggggttaggtgtcttgctcagggacacttcgacacgcccagtgCGGGgtatcaaaccggcaaccctccgactgcccagacaaccgctcttacctcctgagctatgtcgacCCTGGGGTGTACTCGTGCTGTAAATGGGGTGTACTCGCGCGATGCAGACACCCGCTCTCTGCGTCTCTCCCCAACTGACGGAAGGCACTGCGTCATGGAGACGGTTCCCTCGGATATACAGTTGGGCAGTTGGGAAAATGAAATGGGCTTTAACGTCGCTCCTCTCTCAGGTGACGGCGCTGATCTCCCGCACCGTGGGGCAGACCCCCCGCCTCATCCTCTGCGGCACTCTGGCCGCCCTGCACATGCTCTTCCTGCTGTACCTGCACTTCGCCTACCACAAGATCGTCGAAGGTAAGGCTCCCCCCCGACAGCACCGGGACTGACACGGTCATTACTCACGCCggtatccccccccccgggtaAGGAGCTGATCTTGTAACCAAAAGCACAGTGGTTTGATTCCCCAGCAggtcactgccgttgtacccttaagaaaggtacttaacctgcattgcttcagtgcatgtccagctgtgtgaatggatgcgatgtaaatgctatgtaaaaaaagttgtgtaagtcactctggataagagcgtctgctaaatgcctgtaatgtaatgtaattcctgCATAGGCTGGTTTGTTCCAGCCCCGTCAGCCATCAGTTCTGCATATCTAATTATGTGATtctctgaataaatgtaatacCTATCTTGAGCCAAAATTCACTTGATGGCttagtgttttttcttttaagggTAAATCTTACAATATCAACTACAGGCATTCGGTTTGAACAGATTTGTAAAGTTGTGATTAAGTATGGTGGAACTTAAAAAGCTGTGTGCGGATCTCCGGTAATTGAGTTTAAGACCCCGGGCCTAATTTAAGCGCGTACtaattagttttctttttttttttccagaagctcAGGTGGTTTTCGTTAATAGATTATCCTAATGAACATAAAGCTATAATAAGTGATTTAAgtgatttttgtgtgaaatgtttcGTTCTTTTCCCCTGAAGGTATTCTGGACACCCTGGAAGGACCCAATGTTCCCCCCATTCAGAGAGTGGCCAGAGATTTGCCTGAAGTGGCGATCAGTCTGGTTAATGGCACAGTGAAGTCACTTGGCATTTCCATGTAGGCACAGTGTTGCGGTGTACATTCATCTTTGGGGCTGAAAGCATGATTATGCTGGTCCCATTTTAAAAGAattggtgagggggggggggggacagaaatGAAGATTATGTGTTTGTTCTTGGGCTCCAGAGAGGCTGAAcatcatttatttctttcatgGATGGGGAAACGTCTTTGAGTTAACTGTCATCCAAGTACACATTGGTGACCCATAAATGTTTGTGTCGGCTTGAAGATAACTCCCCGTCACTTCTCAGTACTCTATATTGAGAAAGCACATGCAAAAACGTTTTATGTAGGCTAACACAATGGGTATAACATTGGTAACATTGCCAATCAACCCCAACATGCCTTACAAAAGGgatcataacaaaaaaaagattgttcCTTGACAAAGATTGCTGGAACAGCTCCCATAACAGGAGAATGCTAATTGTCAGCAATATTTTCTAGGCTCAGCATAAGCATGCCTCCTTGTTTTGGAAGATTTGATGTTTGTTATGCGTCAACTTTCATTCCCACTTGAATCCCAGAGGTTTTCTGAGAACACTAAACACGTTATATACCTAAAGATTGGCGACTGTGTGTGATGGTCTTTTTGGTTCCTAAATGCAAGGAAAAGAACAGTTAAGCTCGCTGTAGTCACCTTTGCCGTGTAAGACTGCTGATAACCATGGCATCCAAAGGTTTAGGTGAAGTGTGTATGTTTCTTTGTCCATTTCAGACCTGGGTcgaatatgtatttgttttggattcaaatacttttctgcgctttactgatcttgtctggtgtattggaaccaattaaatgctctcaaaaagtgcaaaccccgccttctggtcataatGGAAGggtcagttacaccaggcaagatcaacagagcacagaaaagtatttgaatccaaaacaaataagtatttgacccaggtctggtccaTTTACTGGAGATATTTGAGACGTTGCAAAAAGTATGTTTTGGAAAAAACACGTATTTATTAGAGGTGTTATGACAATAATACATAGATGAAGGGCTGGACATTTGTTGAAAGAAGACTGGGATTTTCATGAAAGAACTGGTGGAACCTGATGAGATGACACGTGCACCATGTTAAAATATTTCTCTGTTTGAACGGATGATTTGCTGTGTATAACTGTTCTCCTCAGCAAGCGAGAATTGCCTTTCTTACCCATCAAGGAAGTATGTAATAGTTCATGTATCCACCGCAAATCAATGTAAGTCTTAGGTTTATATTAAGAAAATTGAAGATGCTTTTGGAAAGTATTGAAGGTATTCGTTTTATTTCTTTACCTCTGCATTCTTCTATTAAGTCTATAAAATTGGATGTCGTATTCCCATGGTCATTTCAGATGTTCTTGTAGAGTAAggtttagtaaagtctttttcTCACTATCTTCAGTTTTCTTTCACGTGTGTACATATAGAGGTATTGTACAGAAAATAAAGCTAATGTTTAAAGAACATGTGGCCTTGATTTTCATTTGGCACAAACTACTTAATAgtcattttaaagggatttacCAGTCATTCAAAAATGCCATCGGAATTAACTAAAAGGGAGAATATGCACTCAATATTCAAAGTATGGATTTGAAACCTGTTTGGTGTGGAAACAAAATTGTAAATATAAGAATGATCCTAAAACCAGGTATTTTTTCAGCACTTAAAATTGAGGGAAATGGTATATAGTAATTCACTGTTGCACAGTCTATGACCCATTCTTTTGGGCAAAGGATTTAGGAGTTGATTGGATCTCGAGCCAGGTCCTGCAGTGACACGGGTATGTTGCTTCAAACACACAATGGAGCCATTATTATTAGTCAATATTATGCACGGTGACCTGTCCATGTTGGCCTTACACCCTGCACAGCCTGTTAGACCCATTGTCTGCCAGTCTGTATGTCACAATGGTCAACATAAGCGGCTGCCAGGGTGCATTTTGCATAGCAGGGAGGTTAACCAGAGGTGAGCCTGACAAACACTGACCTGTTGACCAATGAGACAGGCAAAGACTGACCTGTTGACCAATGAGACAGGCAAAGACTGACCTGTTGACCAATGAGACAGGGAAACGCTGACCTGTCCACCAATGAGACGGGCACTGTGGCTCCTTTCAGATCCAGGCTCATGGATCACTTTACACTCTGtcctcactgggggggggggggtccagggcAGGGGGGCTGTGTAACCTGCAACCAGAGATGCCTCCTGTGTAGAGACGCAAAGCACACGTGCATCATCATCCATCACCCCCACAGGGCAGGTTGCTCGACTATAATCGGTGCCCGTGGCCATCGAGTCCCACGGGATGTATTATTAATGGGATTATTGTTTGTGACTCTCCTCAACCGCAGAATACAGGAAGCAATTACAAGCACTTGAGGTTACACGGGTCTCACCGTTTCATAAATACCCCATGAAAAGCAGTGCATAGAtcttttattaatgttttcccACTACAATATCCTATTGCTTTGACAAcagcatttcttcttttttttttagtctcaACTGTGTGACGTAAGGTGAAAGAAGAAGTTGTGGTTTCCGTTTAGTATATACACAGGTAAATTTTGTAAATCCAAACATAGTGCACATTTTTCCCTTTGTTACAAAATAATTCCGTATTAATGTTacagtataatttttaaaaaaaggaaaaatagaaaagcTCATAAATGGTTAGGTCatcaaaaagaaatgataacGCTAGACCTAAATAATCACACCTGATACTCTGAGACATAGCTCTGGGCCCTGCACTTGCTGCATCTATAACTCTTGGTTCGCCTCTTTTCCTTCCTCGGGAAACCTTCACATGCTTGCAATATTTCTGGCTAGTGGCTATTGCAGCGGTGACAGTTCACAGGGAATTCATCCGTCGCGCCTCTGACAAGCAAAATCGTGAATTAGCCAAGTAGCTATTTCCACGCGCAACTATGGCGAACTTATGTCAGAAAAAGAAGGGGACATCTTTCGTCAAATGCTTTGCCagataatgttattttaaaagcaggGTGACATTGAGAGGAGTGTGTCCATAGTAACCGACACCTGCAGCGGATGCAAACAAACGGCGGCCGCATTTGCCACAGTGCTGCAACGCTGGAGGCTAGAAACCCAAACTTGACAAGAATGCTAAATGTTTCTCTTTAATGGCGATGGATATTGTCAATATCAGCGGAATCAAGAGTGAATCATtggcaatatattttattctttaggATAACGGAATCGGATGCTTATTAATAATTCagcactgaataaatgaatgcgTAGGCTAACTGTTTCGCTTCACAGCTGACCTGCAGAGTTGACAGTGGATTTATACCGGAGCTGGCCACTGTCCTATGATGTCAGCGCTTGGAGAAACCTACCAGTGGGTTGCAGCGTTGcagtttgaaaaaatgtatataggtagctagctaaagtCGTAAATGTTTCAAGATTTTAACATACAGTTTAATCCATAACCAACAGGGTAACGTTACTTTCCACCGAGTAATCGAAACAATAACCAACAGTCGCATTGACATTACAGGATTATAGCTAGAAGAGGCTAGCGACCACTCGCAAGCATGGTTAATTATGGACGTATTGCGAAGTCACTGTAAGGAATCAATAACTCCGCATTATACCAAAGGGAAGGCATAATTAAAGCACTTTGATCAAAAAGTAGAAGACGTTTCTAAATTATTCAGCCGCACAAGTTCATACATGCTCGGTTACATAGGGTAGTTTTCTTGAATGTAAGGACGGTAGTTAGCCAGCTACAAGACAACTAGCTACACGAAATGTTACCAGGTTCTATCCAGATAACGGGAGAGACGCTCTCTGGGGCGGAAATAAAAGATATCTGCGACAGTCTCAAAGAGAACAGCGTGAGGTTGCTGTCGGTGCGGGGATGCCAGTTTTCAGACCGTGACTTCGGACGGGTGTGTCGCGGCGTGGCGGAGTCCCACTCTCTGGCACAACTCAACCTCAACCTCGGCGTGGTGTCGAGCATCAGCCGGGTGAAGCAGCTTGCCGATGCACTCAAGACCAACAGATCGATTCAGACGTTGTTGTGAGTACGATAGATATTGCATGTACTATGAACACCAATCAATTCTTTTGATTTATAGCGGTGCACATCTTGTAGGTTTACAATAGTCACTTAATCAGCTTTTCGGGGTATTATCCACATTGTGACACTTCATCCCACAAGACCACATGTTTATATTGCGAATATAGAGGGTCAAGAAAACACCTCGTTATAAATGAAGTTATAATGTACTTATACACGTGAGAGCGAATGCTTTGAATGTGCAGAAAATTAGACGTTTTCAACACGACCCTGATTCTAACAGGGCACTGCACTGACGCTATTCTAGTTTTCTGGGTATCGGGAGGTAGATGCAATTTAACTGACGCGCGTTTTCCAGTTGATAGTTGGCCAAGAAGTCCAAGTCCATTAAAGGCACGCGCTTCTAACTATAGTTGAGCGTTCACTGTTCATCTGAGCACGAGTGAATAGATAAACGCGATAGGAGAGTGCGCGTGAATGGAAGAGACTTAAAATAATGAGTTGGGGAACAAAGGCAGCGTTGTTGGTGGGTTTAAAGGTTTAAAGGCTTACTGTATTTTCGTGCGGAGCTTCTGAGAAAATACAATGCAGAAGTCCTTGTTTAATTGGGAAATTAACTGCAGTAAATGTTCACTCAGAAGAGCCGCGTAGTGTTTAGACTAGACAGATATGCATTGTCTAAATACCTAATGACTCGTCTTGGCGTTAAACTTTCCGCATAGTCACTGTTCAGTCCCAGGTGAATGTGAGCTCAAACGAATGTCTTGTCGAAAAGTAGATATATTAAGCTTTGATAACGCAAACAAATTCTGATACAGTGGCAATCCCTGACACGTAGCCTGTAACATCGCTCTTAATTGCCATTTCTTGTCCCCGGCAGCCTTCACGGTAGTCCCCTGTTGGACGCCGGGCTGGTGGCGCTGAACACGGCGCTGTCCACGCATCCGTCGCTGGTGTCACTTGACCTGGGAGACTGTATGCTCGGGGACGAGGCAATGCAGCTCATCTGTGGCATGCTGCCACCGGATGGGGCGAAGTCAGGTGACTCATCTCACAGCTGCTTCATTTTACAGTCATTTGGACCATTTTCACATCCAGGCTTGCGGCATATTGGGAAGTACTATGAGAGCCGCCGGATGGAGTTGGAGACCATAACATTTAGAGTGGGATCGCACAGAAATTCGTAGAAATATCTTCCGTAGATATTTCACAGTCTCGGTCTTCaggtttcatttgaattttatgtGGTGTTTTTCAGTGCACCTGCCTGCGGAGATCTGATccaggcatttttttaaaaagtttaaatattaacCTATTTAGACACTGAAGCTTTTTGAATAAggatataaaatgtaaacaagatATAATTCCAGATTAACGTCTGTATAGGACATTTCTGTGCACCACAGTGCTGCGTACATTCAGTTACAATCAAGGTAAAAATATCTTTCACAAGTCATTGACTTTCAAAATTGCTTAAAGAAATCGATCCTGTATGGTTTACCTTTTCTGTTTATAGCACAGTATatgtataattaattttataaagATGTTAGCAGGGCTGCATTgttgcacattttttgtttatacatACGCCTGGACctcaacatttttgtttatttgccaCTGACAGGTTTGTGCTttatgtttgtgatgttaaaATCCTTTATAACTATATCTGTACTCAAAATTTAGCACACTTGCCTCACTGAtctgttttttctaaaaaaaaattggtaagTAAAAAAGTCATGTGATTGGTCACATTGTGATGATGTCGTCATAGGTCTGAGAGAGCTGACCCTGAGCGCGAACCCGGCCATCACCACCAAAGGCTGGGCCCGATTGGCCATCGCCGTGGCACACAGCTCCCAGCTGCGCGTGCTCAACTTGGACTACAATCCCCTGGGTAAGAGCCAATCACTGCGCTGAAAAAGGCATGGCTTTCAGTCGCGTGCTTAACTTGGACTACAATCCCCTGGGTAAGAGCCAATCACTGCGCTGAAAAAGGCATGGCTTTCAGTTATTggttactgtaaaaaaaaaaaagaatactctTTAAGTCACAGAAATGTCATAGTGGTGGGTGTACCTCTACACCAAACACAGGATAACCTAAAAGTGAACACTCAAATAGGGTTAAAACGAAACTTAAATGGTTATTAGATTCACATAGAGAGCGAAATCGGTGTAGGAGTTTCTGCCAGTTAATGCCTAATCGGCCTGAACACAGATGGGTCATGCGCCTATTGCATGTGGGCAATATTAAACACAGGTCACCCCCTCCTTTTCTGTCTAAAATTAGCCAAATTAAACTGGGCTTTGACACCAAAACAAACcagcatttcaaaaacaaaaaaactccaaCTCTTGTTCGTTAAAATTCTTCCctttgctttaaaataaaatcacagtgTTGGGCTTCAACCAGCAAACATATAATTTGTTAAACAAAGATGTAAACTAACTTGTCTTATCTTTTAATACTTGCCTGTGTCCATGGAAAA from Anguilla rostrata isolate EN2019 chromosome 18, ASM1855537v3, whole genome shotgun sequence includes the following:
- the yipf3 gene encoding protein YIPF3 isoform X1 encodes the protein MSVPEGNKNTNTEAWGGFDDNLIQGSGSAVIDMENMDDTSGSSFEDMGEMHQRMKEEEEVAEEAEATEEDTGEDGEFLGMKGIKGQLGRQVADEVWRAGKRQASKAFNLYANIDILRPYFDVEPIQVRNRLMESMIPVRMINFPQKIAGELYGPMMLVFTLVAILLHGMKTSGTVIREGTLMGTAIGTCFGYWLGVSSFIYFLAYLCNAQITMLQMLSLLGYGLFGHCVVLLVTYNVHFHSLFYILWLVIGGLSTLRMVTALISRTVGQTPRLILCGTLAALHMLFLLYLHFAYHKIVEGILDTLEGPNVPPIQRVARDLPEVAISLVNGTVKSLGISM
- the yipf3 gene encoding protein YIPF3 isoform X2, with amino-acid sequence MGSGSAVIDMENMDDTSGSSFEDMGEMHQRMKEEEEVAEEAEATEEDTGEDGEFLGMKGIKGQLGRQVADEVWRAGKRQASKAFNLYANIDILRPYFDVEPIQVRNRLMESMIPVRMINFPQKIAGELYGPMMLVFTLVAILLHGMKTSGTVIREGTLMGTAIGTCFGYWLGVSSFIYFLAYLCNAQITMLQMLSLLGYGLFGHCVVLLVTYNVHFHSLFYILWLVIGGLSTLRMVTALISRTVGQTPRLILCGTLAALHMLFLLYLHFAYHKIVEGILDTLEGPNVPPIQRVARDLPEVAISLVNGTVKSLGISM
- the lrrc73 gene encoding leucine-rich repeat-containing protein 73 isoform X1, encoding MLPGSIQITGETLSGAEIKDICDSLKENSVRLLSVRGCQFSDRDFGRVCRGVAESHSLAQLNLNLGVVSSISRVKQLADALKTNRSIQTLFLHGSPLLDAGLVALNTALSTHPSLVSLDLGDCMLGDEAMQLICGMLPPDGAKSGLRELTLSANPAITTKGWARLAIAVAHSSQLRVLNLDYNPLGDQIAGMLAVAVSSSRTLEVLDLEGTGLTNQSAQIFLDMVENYPTCLRVLVLAENSISPELQQQISDLLSEGEEDEDKEGGARGSGGVAREKTTWLPNSNSSSQMVLVTSGLGDSLLAETEM